One window of the Manihot esculenta cultivar AM560-2 chromosome 14, M.esculenta_v8, whole genome shotgun sequence genome contains the following:
- the LOC110600246 gene encoding mitochondrial intermediate peptidase, mitochondrial isoform X2, with the protein MMPSSAEIIQAMDEISDTVCSVVDSAELCRHTHPDREFVEEANMASMRINEYLHYLNTNHTLYAAVKRAEKDGHLLTKEAHRAAHNLRIDFEKGGIHLPSEKLDRVNQLSMNIFQLSRQFGENISTDPGHVDIYPVSRIPKQIHHLLTPIHRFTSGTSGGSTGSWGNMKEKGFRIITEPRTLVSVLHCAADEEVRKMAYIQGNSVPRANLKVLDELIAARHELAQIMGYRSYAEFTVKQNLASSPEVVMSFLCEMSEMIRPKADQEFETIRNFKREKCGQICIDLEPWDEAYYTGMMKSCDHNLDSSIVASYFPLRQCIEGLKVLVKSLFGATFHNVPMAPGESWHPEVLKMSLHHPEEGDLGYLYLDLYSRKGKYPGCANFAIKGGRRISETEYQLPVVALVCNFPGSNSSNLRLNHWEVETLFHEFGHALHSLLSRTDFQHFSGTRVVLDFAETPSNLFEYYAWDYRVLRTFAKHYSTGEIIPEELVKSMQGARDMFAATELQRQVFYALVDQTLFGEQQASCRDTSSIVADLKTQYTSWKHVESTHWQIRFSHLVNYGAGYYSYLYARCFAATIWKKLCQEDPLSSSTGTCLRTKLLQHGGAKEPSEMLNDLVGEGIVRYCNSGIVPDMTAFTDELSLVEDQRLQLRL; encoded by the exons ATGATGCCTTCATCAGCGGAAATTATCCAAGCCATGGATGAGATTTCGGACACA GTTTGCTCTGTTGTTGATTCTGCAGAACTTTGCAGACATACTCATCCAGACAG GGAATTTGTTGAGGAGGCTAACATGGCATCAATGAGGATCAATGAATACCTACAT TATCTTAATACAAATCATACTTTATATGCTGCCGTGAAAAGAGCAGAGAAAGATGGGCATTTGCTTACAAAGGAGGCTCATAGGGCTGCACACAACCTACGCATTGATTTTGAAAAGGGTGGAATTCATCTACCTTCTG AGAAATTAGATAGAGTGAATCAGTTAAGCATGAACATTTTTCAACTCTCTAGGCA GTTTGGTGAAAATATAAGTACTGATCCAGGTCATGTGGATATATATCCGGTGTCCCGGATACCAAAACAGATACACCATCTTCTTACTCCCATTCATCGCTTCACATCTGGAACTTCTGGAGGATCAACAGGATCATGGGGTAACATGAAAGAAAAAGGATTTCGGATAATAACAGAGCCACGAACTCTAGTTTCAGTTCTGCATTGCGCAGCAGATGAGGAG GTTAGGAAGATGGCATATATTCAAGGGAACTCTGTCCCACGTGCAAACCTCAAAGTTCTTGATGAGCTTATTGCTGCTCGCCATGAGCTTGCTCAG ATAATGGGTTATAGATCTTATGCTGAATTTACGGTGAAACAAAACTTGGCTTCGTCACCAGAAGTTGTGATGTCTTTTCTCTGTGAAATGAGTGAGATGATCAGGCCAAAAGCTGATCAG GAGTTTGAGACAATAAGAAATTTTAAGAGAGAGAAATGTGGTCAAATATGTATTGATCTAGAGCCATGGGATGAGGCATACTATACAGGGATGATGAAGTCTTGCGATCATAATTTAGACTCTTCA ATAGTAGCATCATATTTTCCTCTACGACAGTGTATTGAAGGTTTAAAAGTACTAGTGAAGTCATTATTTGGTGCAACATTTCATAATGTTCCAATGGCACCAGGTGAATCATGGCACCCGGAGGTTCTTAAAATGTCTCTTCATCATCCTGAAGAG GGTGATTTGGGATATCTATACCTGGATTTGTACTCCAGGAAGGGCAAATATCCAGGTTGTgctaactttgcaattaaaggAGGACGGCGGATTTCTGAAACAGAATATCAGCTTCCT GTTGTGGCCCTTGTTTGCAATTTTCCAGGATCAAATAGTTCAAATCTGAGGCTTAATCACTGGGAAGTGGAAACTCTTTTTCATGAGTTTGGACATGCTCTTCATTCCTTGCTCTCAAGAACG GATTTTCAACATTTTTCAGGTACTAGGGTGGTTCTTGACTTTGCTGAAACTCCTTCAAACCTGTTTGA GTACTATGCCTGGGATTACCGGGTCTTGAGAACATTTGCCAAGCACTATTCAACTGGTGAAATAATACCTGAGGAGTTGGTGAAGTCGATGCAAGGTGCTAGAGATATGTTTGCTGCAACTGAATTGCAACGCCAG GTTTTCTATGCTTTGGTCGACCAAACTCTTTTTGGAGAACAGCAAGCCTCTTGTAGGGATACAAGTTCTATTGTTGCAGATCTTAAAACGCAGTATACCAGTTGGAAGCATGTGGAGAGTACACACTGGCAGATCAGGTTCAGTCATCTTGTAAATTATGGTGCAG GTTACTATAGCTACTTGTATGCTAGATGTTTTGCTGCAACCATATGGAAGAAGTTATGCCAGGAAGATCCACTTTCATCAAGCACAGGAACTTGTCTGAGAACAAAGTTATTGCAGCATGGTGGGGCCAAAGAACCCAGTGAAATGTTGAATGATCTCGTAGGAGAAGGGATTGTTAGATATTGCAACTCAGGAATAGTTCCTGACATGACGGCCTTTACGGATGAGTTGAGCCTAGTAGAAGATCAGCGTCTGCAACTCCGCTTGTAA
- the LOC110600246 gene encoding mitochondrial intermediate peptidase, mitochondrial isoform X1: MSTLIRRAAEKLRPKYVPKLCNLDLPKTRQFSTRAVPPLDGASTGLYGFDHLKTPKGFQRFVDEAIERSGELVNRISMMPSSAEIIQAMDEISDTVCSVVDSAELCRHTHPDREFVEEANMASMRINEYLHYLNTNHTLYAAVKRAEKDGHLLTKEAHRAAHNLRIDFEKGGIHLPSEKLDRVNQLSMNIFQLSRQFGENISTDPGHVDIYPVSRIPKQIHHLLTPIHRFTSGTSGGSTGSWGNMKEKGFRIITEPRTLVSVLHCAADEEVRKMAYIQGNSVPRANLKVLDELIAARHELAQIMGYRSYAEFTVKQNLASSPEVVMSFLCEMSEMIRPKADQEFETIRNFKREKCGQICIDLEPWDEAYYTGMMKSCDHNLDSSIVASYFPLRQCIEGLKVLVKSLFGATFHNVPMAPGESWHPEVLKMSLHHPEEGDLGYLYLDLYSRKGKYPGCANFAIKGGRRISETEYQLPVVALVCNFPGSNSSNLRLNHWEVETLFHEFGHALHSLLSRTDFQHFSGTRVVLDFAETPSNLFEYYAWDYRVLRTFAKHYSTGEIIPEELVKSMQGARDMFAATELQRQVFYALVDQTLFGEQQASCRDTSSIVADLKTQYTSWKHVESTHWQIRFSHLVNYGAGYYSYLYARCFAATIWKKLCQEDPLSSSTGTCLRTKLLQHGGAKEPSEMLNDLVGEGIVRYCNSGIVPDMTAFTDELSLVEDQRLQLRL; this comes from the exons atgtCTACCCTAATCCGCAGGGCTGCTGAGAAACTCCGTCCCAAATATGTTCCTAAACTATGCAATTTGGATCTCCCTAAAACCCGACAGTTTAGCACCCGGGCAGTACCTCCATTAGATGGAGCCAGCACCGGTCTCTACGGATTCGACCACTTAAAAACTCCCAAAGGCTTTCAACGGTTCGTCGACGAAGCCATCGAGAG GTCTGGGGAATTGGTCAATCGTATTTCTATGATGCCTTCATCAGCGGAAATTATCCAAGCCATGGATGAGATTTCGGACACA GTTTGCTCTGTTGTTGATTCTGCAGAACTTTGCAGACATACTCATCCAGACAG GGAATTTGTTGAGGAGGCTAACATGGCATCAATGAGGATCAATGAATACCTACAT TATCTTAATACAAATCATACTTTATATGCTGCCGTGAAAAGAGCAGAGAAAGATGGGCATTTGCTTACAAAGGAGGCTCATAGGGCTGCACACAACCTACGCATTGATTTTGAAAAGGGTGGAATTCATCTACCTTCTG AGAAATTAGATAGAGTGAATCAGTTAAGCATGAACATTTTTCAACTCTCTAGGCA GTTTGGTGAAAATATAAGTACTGATCCAGGTCATGTGGATATATATCCGGTGTCCCGGATACCAAAACAGATACACCATCTTCTTACTCCCATTCATCGCTTCACATCTGGAACTTCTGGAGGATCAACAGGATCATGGGGTAACATGAAAGAAAAAGGATTTCGGATAATAACAGAGCCACGAACTCTAGTTTCAGTTCTGCATTGCGCAGCAGATGAGGAG GTTAGGAAGATGGCATATATTCAAGGGAACTCTGTCCCACGTGCAAACCTCAAAGTTCTTGATGAGCTTATTGCTGCTCGCCATGAGCTTGCTCAG ATAATGGGTTATAGATCTTATGCTGAATTTACGGTGAAACAAAACTTGGCTTCGTCACCAGAAGTTGTGATGTCTTTTCTCTGTGAAATGAGTGAGATGATCAGGCCAAAAGCTGATCAG GAGTTTGAGACAATAAGAAATTTTAAGAGAGAGAAATGTGGTCAAATATGTATTGATCTAGAGCCATGGGATGAGGCATACTATACAGGGATGATGAAGTCTTGCGATCATAATTTAGACTCTTCA ATAGTAGCATCATATTTTCCTCTACGACAGTGTATTGAAGGTTTAAAAGTACTAGTGAAGTCATTATTTGGTGCAACATTTCATAATGTTCCAATGGCACCAGGTGAATCATGGCACCCGGAGGTTCTTAAAATGTCTCTTCATCATCCTGAAGAG GGTGATTTGGGATATCTATACCTGGATTTGTACTCCAGGAAGGGCAAATATCCAGGTTGTgctaactttgcaattaaaggAGGACGGCGGATTTCTGAAACAGAATATCAGCTTCCT GTTGTGGCCCTTGTTTGCAATTTTCCAGGATCAAATAGTTCAAATCTGAGGCTTAATCACTGGGAAGTGGAAACTCTTTTTCATGAGTTTGGACATGCTCTTCATTCCTTGCTCTCAAGAACG GATTTTCAACATTTTTCAGGTACTAGGGTGGTTCTTGACTTTGCTGAAACTCCTTCAAACCTGTTTGA GTACTATGCCTGGGATTACCGGGTCTTGAGAACATTTGCCAAGCACTATTCAACTGGTGAAATAATACCTGAGGAGTTGGTGAAGTCGATGCAAGGTGCTAGAGATATGTTTGCTGCAACTGAATTGCAACGCCAG GTTTTCTATGCTTTGGTCGACCAAACTCTTTTTGGAGAACAGCAAGCCTCTTGTAGGGATACAAGTTCTATTGTTGCAGATCTTAAAACGCAGTATACCAGTTGGAAGCATGTGGAGAGTACACACTGGCAGATCAGGTTCAGTCATCTTGTAAATTATGGTGCAG GTTACTATAGCTACTTGTATGCTAGATGTTTTGCTGCAACCATATGGAAGAAGTTATGCCAGGAAGATCCACTTTCATCAAGCACAGGAACTTGTCTGAGAACAAAGTTATTGCAGCATGGTGGGGCCAAAGAACCCAGTGAAATGTTGAATGATCTCGTAGGAGAAGGGATTGTTAGATATTGCAACTCAGGAATAGTTCCTGACATGACGGCCTTTACGGATGAGTTGAGCCTAGTAGAAGATCAGCGTCTGCAACTCCGCTTGTAA
- the LOC110600246 gene encoding mitochondrial intermediate peptidase, mitochondrial isoform X3 gives MASMRINEYLHYLNTNHTLYAAVKRAEKDGHLLTKEAHRAAHNLRIDFEKGGIHLPSEKLDRVNQLSMNIFQLSRQFGENISTDPGHVDIYPVSRIPKQIHHLLTPIHRFTSGTSGGSTGSWGNMKEKGFRIITEPRTLVSVLHCAADEEVRKMAYIQGNSVPRANLKVLDELIAARHELAQIMGYRSYAEFTVKQNLASSPEVVMSFLCEMSEMIRPKADQEFETIRNFKREKCGQICIDLEPWDEAYYTGMMKSCDHNLDSSIVASYFPLRQCIEGLKVLVKSLFGATFHNVPMAPGESWHPEVLKMSLHHPEEGDLGYLYLDLYSRKGKYPGCANFAIKGGRRISETEYQLPVVALVCNFPGSNSSNLRLNHWEVETLFHEFGHALHSLLSRTDFQHFSGTRVVLDFAETPSNLFEYYAWDYRVLRTFAKHYSTGEIIPEELVKSMQGARDMFAATELQRQVFYALVDQTLFGEQQASCRDTSSIVADLKTQYTSWKHVESTHWQIRFSHLVNYGAGYYSYLYARCFAATIWKKLCQEDPLSSSTGTCLRTKLLQHGGAKEPSEMLNDLVGEGIVRYCNSGIVPDMTAFTDELSLVEDQRLQLRL, from the exons ATGGCATCAATGAGGATCAATGAATACCTACAT TATCTTAATACAAATCATACTTTATATGCTGCCGTGAAAAGAGCAGAGAAAGATGGGCATTTGCTTACAAAGGAGGCTCATAGGGCTGCACACAACCTACGCATTGATTTTGAAAAGGGTGGAATTCATCTACCTTCTG AGAAATTAGATAGAGTGAATCAGTTAAGCATGAACATTTTTCAACTCTCTAGGCA GTTTGGTGAAAATATAAGTACTGATCCAGGTCATGTGGATATATATCCGGTGTCCCGGATACCAAAACAGATACACCATCTTCTTACTCCCATTCATCGCTTCACATCTGGAACTTCTGGAGGATCAACAGGATCATGGGGTAACATGAAAGAAAAAGGATTTCGGATAATAACAGAGCCACGAACTCTAGTTTCAGTTCTGCATTGCGCAGCAGATGAGGAG GTTAGGAAGATGGCATATATTCAAGGGAACTCTGTCCCACGTGCAAACCTCAAAGTTCTTGATGAGCTTATTGCTGCTCGCCATGAGCTTGCTCAG ATAATGGGTTATAGATCTTATGCTGAATTTACGGTGAAACAAAACTTGGCTTCGTCACCAGAAGTTGTGATGTCTTTTCTCTGTGAAATGAGTGAGATGATCAGGCCAAAAGCTGATCAG GAGTTTGAGACAATAAGAAATTTTAAGAGAGAGAAATGTGGTCAAATATGTATTGATCTAGAGCCATGGGATGAGGCATACTATACAGGGATGATGAAGTCTTGCGATCATAATTTAGACTCTTCA ATAGTAGCATCATATTTTCCTCTACGACAGTGTATTGAAGGTTTAAAAGTACTAGTGAAGTCATTATTTGGTGCAACATTTCATAATGTTCCAATGGCACCAGGTGAATCATGGCACCCGGAGGTTCTTAAAATGTCTCTTCATCATCCTGAAGAG GGTGATTTGGGATATCTATACCTGGATTTGTACTCCAGGAAGGGCAAATATCCAGGTTGTgctaactttgcaattaaaggAGGACGGCGGATTTCTGAAACAGAATATCAGCTTCCT GTTGTGGCCCTTGTTTGCAATTTTCCAGGATCAAATAGTTCAAATCTGAGGCTTAATCACTGGGAAGTGGAAACTCTTTTTCATGAGTTTGGACATGCTCTTCATTCCTTGCTCTCAAGAACG GATTTTCAACATTTTTCAGGTACTAGGGTGGTTCTTGACTTTGCTGAAACTCCTTCAAACCTGTTTGA GTACTATGCCTGGGATTACCGGGTCTTGAGAACATTTGCCAAGCACTATTCAACTGGTGAAATAATACCTGAGGAGTTGGTGAAGTCGATGCAAGGTGCTAGAGATATGTTTGCTGCAACTGAATTGCAACGCCAG GTTTTCTATGCTTTGGTCGACCAAACTCTTTTTGGAGAACAGCAAGCCTCTTGTAGGGATACAAGTTCTATTGTTGCAGATCTTAAAACGCAGTATACCAGTTGGAAGCATGTGGAGAGTACACACTGGCAGATCAGGTTCAGTCATCTTGTAAATTATGGTGCAG GTTACTATAGCTACTTGTATGCTAGATGTTTTGCTGCAACCATATGGAAGAAGTTATGCCAGGAAGATCCACTTTCATCAAGCACAGGAACTTGTCTGAGAACAAAGTTATTGCAGCATGGTGGGGCCAAAGAACCCAGTGAAATGTTGAATGATCTCGTAGGAGAAGGGATTGTTAGATATTGCAACTCAGGAATAGTTCCTGACATGACGGCCTTTACGGATGAGTTGAGCCTAGTAGAAGATCAGCGTCTGCAACTCCGCTTGTAA